The following is a genomic window from Candidatus Hydrogenedens sp..
GTGCGAGAACCAACCGATAAGGAAAAAGAAGAATTACAGAATATCGCAGGAATTATTGAGCCAAAAATTGGGAATAATTATAGAAATCTCATCATAAGCAGTTTGTTAGTTATTTCCCTTTTGATTGCGGTTGCAGGTTTCATTTATTTGTTTAAGAAATATTTTATTAAGAGCCAAACTTTGGAGGAAAAGATAGAATTACCATGGGAAAAGGTATTCCGAAGGTTAAGGGAATTGAAAAACAAAGATTTACCTTCTCAGGGCTTATATGAACCTTATTATGTCCAATTAACATGGATACTTCGTTATTATATTGAAGACCGATTTAATATTCATGCCCCCGAACAAACTACCCAGGAATTTATTGAGACCACTATGAAAGAAAAGGTTCTAACACCCGAACAACAAAAATTGCTGTATTCTTTTTTAAGTCATTGTGATAAGGTGAAATTTGCCAAATTCGTTCCAACAATAGAACAAATGGAAGACGGATATAATCTGGTATGGAATTTTGCTGAAGAGACAAAATTAAAGGAACAAACACAAAAAGATGTAAATCAATAGGATAGTATATCTCAGTGATGCTTTCATATTTTCAAAATAAAGGTATTTTTTTTACATATCCTTACTTCTTTTTATTACTAATACCTGTCTTTATCCTTTTTTTAATTGAGATTAGAAAAAAAAATACCTCTTCTATTCTTTTCTCTTCATCTTCATTGTTGTCTGGATGGGAGATTGATGCCCTTCATTGGCGGAGGTGGATAGGACCTTTATTGTCTCTATTGGCTTTTATTTGTTTTATCATTGCATTAGCAGGTCCTACTTATGGCGTTAAATTAAACAGAGACCGGGCTAATGTTATTGATATTATGTTATGTCTGGATATTTCCGGTAGTATGAGTCAACAGGATTATATGTTAGGAGGGATGCCAAGAGACCGTTTGTATGTTGCTAAAAAATCGGCTATTCATTTTGTTGAACACAGAAAAGAGAATAAAGAAGACCGATTCGGATTAGACCGCATTGGATTAATACTGTACGCAGGTGTAGCATGGACACGCTGTCCTCTAACATTAGATTATGAAGTTTTATTGCAAGCATTGAATAAGACTGATTTTGCCCCACAAGAGAAAGATGGAACTGCTATAGGTTCAGCATTAGGGCTTGCTGTACGCCGATTATTACAAAGTGAAGCCAAGAGTAAAGTAATTATCTTATTGACAGATGGCATAAATAATCGGGGAGAGATTACCCCTAAGGAAGCAAAAGAATTAGCAAAGGAGAAGGGTATTAAAGTTTATACCATTGGTGCAGGAACTTCGGAAACAGGTTATTCTATTACAACCACCGGACAGATGATAAGAAACCAACCTATAGATGAAGCATTATTGCAGGAAATAGCACAAGAAACAGGAGGAAAATATTTCCGTGCTACCGATACAGAAGGGCTTATGAAGGCGTATGATGAAATAAGCCGGTTAGAGGCTACAGAGGTGGATGTAAGTGATTTTTACGAATACAAAGAAAGTTTTCTACCTTTTGTAATTATAGGTGCGTTATTAATGTTAGCATCTACTTATTCCCGAAGAATTTTATGGGACCCATTGCCATGATTAAAGAAATAAGGAGTTTATAAATAAATGTATTTTGCGTTTCCGTGGAAATATCTCCCTATATGGATATTGATGACTTTAATCGTTATAGGACTGATGGGAATATCTTTATTCTGGATGGAAAAGAAACGCAATATAAGAATTCAAAAGTTTGCCGAAATTTCATTAACAGAGCGTTTAATACAAGGTTTTAGACCCTGGCTACGGAAAGTAAGCATTATCACGGTAATAATGGGTTTTTTCTTTATCATTTTAACTCTGGCACAACCTCATTGGGGTGCTTCTTGGGAAAAAACACAAAAATTAAGTAGAGATATATTATTAGTAATTGATACATCCGAGAGTATGCTGGCAGACGATTTACCTCCCAATCGTTTGGAAAGAGCCCGACAAAAAGCCTTTCTTTTGATGGACCGTTGTCCCGGCGACCGATTTGGTATTATTGCATTTGCAGGCGAGGCTGCATTGGTTTGCCCATTAACATTGGACCATGGCTATGTAAAGACAATTCTCCGTTCACTAAATACAGACATGTTGAGCAAAGAAGGAACAGATATTTCAGAAGCCTTTAATGAAGTGGAAAAGGTATTTAAAGAAGATATAAAAAAATCGGGTAACGAGGACAAATACGCTCGTGCAGTTGTAATTATAAGTGATGGAGAAGACCTCTCGGAAGATGCAGAGAAAAAAGCAGAAGCCCTCGGAGAGAATATCTTTTTAGTCGTTGTTGGAATGGCAACTCCTCAGGGGGCTGAAATCAAATTTCCAGAATGGATGAAAAGGTATGTTAAAACTTCTAATATTAACCTTACACATAAATCCGTTTTAGATGAAAAGAAACTGAAAGAAATAGCGTTAAAAGGGAAAGGCTTTTATATAAGAACTACTATGGACGATACAGATTTAAATATGATATTGGGAGAATTGGAAAAAATACGAATGTTTTATCAGACGGACACATTGAGGTATCAGAAGGTAAATCGTTACCGTTGGCCTCTATCCATTGCTTGTATTTTGTTTATATGGGAAACAGGGATATGGATAATTTTGTCTTCAAAGAAAAAACAGATACAAAATTAGAGAAAATATAGAAGTATGGTGAATTATTATTTGCAAATAATTAATAAAAATATAGTATTGATTGCATTAGCGAGTTTTATTTTAGGTTCTTTTAGTAGTGCGGAAGATATAAAAAGCGTTTGGAAAACATCTCGGGCGAAAACTGTAAAAGGGGAATTCGAAGAGTCATGGAAAGAATATGAAGACTTACTTATAAAAAATCCAAAAAATTTTGAAGTAGTATTTGGTGCTGGATGCTTAAAATATTACCAGGCAGAAAAAAGTGTAGGTTCACAGCAGTTAGATGATGCTAAAAACCTTGTAAAAGAAGCAGAACACTATTTTGATACCGCAATTCAATTAGCAAAGAACTCAGAAAAAAAAGCAGATGGTTTGTATAATAAAGGAAATTGTAATTTGTTGATAGCAAACGCACAAAAAGAAAATCCACAATCTATTGAAGAATGTATAAACTATTATAGGAATGCAATCCGTTCTTATCGAGAAGCAATAGAAAATAAATCAAATTTTCCAGAAGCAAAAAAAAATTTAGAACACGCCCTTTTTCAATTAAAACAATTAATTCAAAAGAAAGATAAGAAAAAAGATGAAAACAAACAAGATTCTCAATCGGATAAAGAGCAACAATTAAAAACGATGTTTGTAGAAACGAAGACCGATTATCCTGATGCCGAAGTTCGTATTTTAGAGGAACAACCTAATGTCGTAGAGTTAAAAAAGAAGAGTAATTAAATATGATAAGAAAACAAAACAGAAAAGAATATATTAAAAATAGATTTATAAAAATTATCTGTGGGATATTTTTCATTGGTTTTAGTTTCAGTTCTATTATGGCTCAAGATAGCATTCCTCCATTACTTAAAAGACCAGGGGAAGATGATGGGACGAAAAAAAAGATAACTGCAGAAGTTTATGCTATAAAAGCCGGCGAAAAAAATACAAAGAATACGGATGAAGAGGGACAAGACAAATCAGAAGTATTGGAAGGTGATGAAGCCTTGTCGTTTATTATAAAGAAACTGGGAATAAATGATTACAATGTAGTTTTTAAGGATAAACAACCTATTTCAACGGATAATAAAAATGAGTTACATTACAAGATAGGACAAGGTTTGGATTATTATGTATTACCTCAAGAAGTTGCTTCTTCGGAAGTTTATACATTAGATACCCGTGTCCAGGTAACAGAAGGAAATAAAAAAGTAGATGCTATTAAAGCAATAGCAAAAGCAAAATTAGGGGAACCCTTAGTGTATAAAGGGATACAATTAGATAACAGTGATTATATAATAATATTCACACTGAAAAACGAAGATGAAAATCAATCTAAGGGTGGTGAACAGAATCAAGAACAACAACAGAAAGAACAAGAACAAAAGGAAAATCAGCAAAATAACCAGGATAAAGATGAACAGAAAAAGCAGGAAGAACAAAATAATAAAGAAGAAAATAAAAAAGAAAATCACCAGATGGAGTTATTATTAGAATCGTTAGATGATATGGACCAAAAAGAACAAAAAGAAATGTTGAATGAACGCGAAAGAATTATGTTGCCTGAAAAATGGTGGTGATATGAAATATAAAATAGGACAGAAGAAACAAAAAAAAGAATTTTGGATAAAAGTTAAAACGATATTCTTATTCTGGGTTGTTTTTTTTCTCCTTATTGGACATATTCCCTGTGCCTATTCTCAGGATTCCCCTATACAGGTTCAAATAAATCCAACAGAAGTAGGAATTGGAGATTCTTTTGATGTAATTGTTTCAATTCAGGGCACAAATATCGGGGAGCCTGTTATTACATCTGAAGATGGAGTAAAAATTAATCCACAATCATTTTATAATGGGATGAGCACCCAGATGGAGATAGGATTTGGTCAGTCTCATATTATTACAACAAAAGAGAGACATTATCGTGGTTATGCTCAGCAAGAAGGTGAATGGAAAATATTTGTTCAGGCAGATATTGATGGAAAAAAATATGTTTCGCCGGAAGCAAAAATTAAAGTAAGTAAAAACCCATCGCCCCAACAAGCAATTCCTCCAGGTCCCTCT
Proteins encoded in this region:
- a CDS encoding VWA domain-containing protein, whose product is MLSYFQNKGIFFTYPYFFLLLIPVFILFLIEIRKKNTSSILFSSSSLLSGWEIDALHWRRWIGPLLSLLAFICFIIALAGPTYGVKLNRDRANVIDIMLCLDISGSMSQQDYMLGGMPRDRLYVAKKSAIHFVEHRKENKEDRFGLDRIGLILYAGVAWTRCPLTLDYEVLLQALNKTDFAPQEKDGTAIGSALGLAVRRLLQSEAKSKVIILLTDGINNRGEITPKEAKELAKEKGIKVYTIGAGTSETGYSITTTGQMIRNQPIDEALLQEIAQETGGKYFRATDTEGLMKAYDEISRLEATEVDVSDFYEYKESFLPFVIIGALLMLASTYSRRILWDPLP
- a CDS encoding VWA domain-containing protein, with product MYFAFPWKYLPIWILMTLIVIGLMGISLFWMEKKRNIRIQKFAEISLTERLIQGFRPWLRKVSIITVIMGFFFIILTLAQPHWGASWEKTQKLSRDILLVIDTSESMLADDLPPNRLERARQKAFLLMDRCPGDRFGIIAFAGEAALVCPLTLDHGYVKTILRSLNTDMLSKEGTDISEAFNEVEKVFKEDIKKSGNEDKYARAVVIISDGEDLSEDAEKKAEALGENIFLVVVGMATPQGAEIKFPEWMKRYVKTSNINLTHKSVLDEKKLKEIALKGKGFYIRTTMDDTDLNMILGELEKIRMFYQTDTLRYQKVNRYRWPLSIACILFIWETGIWIILSSKKKQIQN